From a single Lolium rigidum isolate FL_2022 chromosome 7, APGP_CSIRO_Lrig_0.1, whole genome shotgun sequence genomic region:
- the LOC124672583 gene encoding protein TPX2 — MATETKPSSEPPPPQFQVDEAYEYRAPKYFDFVADETDDQVRAAERWFEAGASHAPSPFAPRIKESRAAVKIDGLCDFADAEDPPAQAPSPKKGATEEAAGNSTNLAGSVHGAAPCADAMSESPPAAEEMEESPKSFEFPLPKDAAAKSAGGGSSTPKIQRPPPPAEVTNPAPSRVKSTMKNELRTPKVQGNNASTGPKSVRHSNLTQSLLTLKKSVIKGARDAVAGKAAAAANDIAQEHQAVKKQKLDDGRTRQILNVKTRVLPHKGKGGLAGSTEMTSSSSMRKHHGGAHSLKEGTPYISAAEMVKKFESGTRDLGSHHNRAMPNEDAATKLQRRPKLTLTRPKEPEFQTTHRVRAVRMKNSSELEEEMLAKIPKFRARPFNKKISEAPSFPPLPRTAPHLPEFNEFHLKTMERASRHADTCSEASSVGTVQSHGNRSLKLTAAKPPQLATALRARPSRAKSSQELELEELENAPKFKAKPLNKKIFESKGDIGVFAHPKSQATIPKEFHFRTDDRLGPPAVADLFDKLSLYSESSSYHDKKDVPRLTIPNPFNLHTDERGHDKERQLEAQLLQKKLEEEKARKFKANPYPYTTDYPVVPPKPEPKPCTRPEGFQLESLVRHEVEQQRLMEERERIAKEEAQKRLVRAQPILKEDPIPLPEKERIPLTEVQQFELHVDERAIHRSEFDTMVKEKEISYKRLREENEFAQKIEEEKALKQLRRTMVPQARPLPKFDRPFRPQRSTKQVTRPKSPQLQVNERGARRHAFMR; from the exons ATGGCGACGGAGACGAAACCCTCgtcagagccgccgccgccgcagttcCAGGTGGACGAGGCGTACGAGTACCGCGCGCCCAAGTACTTCGACTTCGTCGCCGACGAGACGGACGACCAAGTCCGCGCCGCCGAGCGCTGGTTCGAGGCCGGCGCCAGCCACGCGCCCTCAC CGTTCGCCCCGAGGATCAAGGAGTCCAGAGCGGCGGTCAAGATCGACGGACTCTGCGACTTCGCCGACGCGGAGGACCCGCCGGCTCAGGCTCCGTCTCCCAAG AAGGGAGCGACGGAGGAGGCAGCGGGCAACAGCACCAATCTCGCAGGGAGCGTTCATGG CGCTGCTCCTTGTGCCGACGCCATGTCGGAGTCGCCGCCAGCAGCAGAAGAGATGGAGGAGTCGCCAAAGTCTTTCGAGTTCCCTCTGCCCAAAGACGCAGCTGCAAAAT CAGCAGGTGGTGGGTCCAGCACCCCGAAGATTCAGAGGCCACCTCCACCTGCGGAAGTTACCAACCCTGCGCCGAGTCGCGTCAAGTCAACGATGAAAAACGAGTTGCGCACTCCGAAGGTGCAGGGGAACAACGCATCCACTGGGCCGAAGAGCGTGCGGCACTCTAATCTGACGCAGTCCTTGCTGACATTGAAGAAGAGTGTGATCAA GGGTGCTCGTGATGCGGTGGCCGGAAAGGCAGCTGCTGCTGCAAATGATATTGCGCAAGAACATCAGGCTGTGAAGAAGCAAAAACTAGATGATGGAAGGACGAGACAG ATATTAAACGTCAAGACTCGGGTGCTGCCACACAAGGGAAAAGGTGGTTTAGCAGGAAGCACTGAGATGACATCCTCGTCTTCCATGAGGAAGCACCATGGCGGCGCCCACTCTCTGAAG GAAGGAACTCCATACATTTCAGCAGCTGAAATGGTAAAAAAGTTCGAGTCGGGGACTAGAGATTTGGGCAGCCACCACAACAGAGCAATGCCGAAT GAGGATGCAGCAACTAAGTTACAGAGAAGGCCCAAACTTACGCTAACAAGGCCGAAGGAACCTGAGTTTCAGACCACCCACAGGGTCCGAGCAGTGAGGATGAAGAactcttcagagctagaggagGAAATGCTGGCCAAGATCCCAAAGTTCAGAGCACGGCCATTTAACAAAAAA ATTTCTGAAGCTCCATCGTTCCCTCCTCTTCCAAGGACAGCTCCACATCTCCCTGAATTCAAT GAGTTTCACCTTAAAACGATGGAAAGAGCGTCTCGACATGCGGACACGTGTTCAGAAGCTTCTTCAGTGGGAACTGTGCAG AGTCATGGTAATAGGTCACTTAAACTGACTGCAGCGaaacccccacaacttgcgacagCACTGCGCGCAAGGCCATCAAG GGCGAAAAGTTCTCAGGAATTGGAACTCGAGGAATTGGAGAACGCCCCCAAGTTCAAGGCCAAGCCGCTGAACAAGAAG ATTTTTGAGAGCAAGGGTGACATCGGTGTTTTTGCCCATCCAAAGTCTCAGGCAACAATCCCCAAGGAGTTCCATTTCCGTACCGATGACCGCTTGGGTCCTCCAGCAGTTGCGGATCTTTTCGACAAG CTTTCTCTGTATTCTGAATCTTCCTCGTATCACGACAAGAAAGATGTGCCAAGACTGACGATACCCAACCCTTTCAATCTACATACAGAT GAAAGAGGGCATGATAAGGAGAGGCAACTAGAGGCACAACTCTTACAGAAGAAACTGGAGGAAGAGAAGGCCAGAAAATTCAAAGCTAATCCCTACCCCTACACCACAGACTATCCAGTG GTGCCACCAAAGCCTGAACCGAAACCATGCACGAGACCAGAAGGTTTTCAGCTGGAGAGCTTGGTGAGACATGAAGTGGAGCAGCAAAGATTAatggaagaaagagagaggatagcGAAGGAAGAGGCTCAGAAGAGACTTGTCAGGGCACAACCGATACTGAAGGA GGACCCTATTCCTCTTCCAGAGAAGGAGCGGATACCTCTTACTGAAGTGCAACAATTTGAATTGCATGTCGACGAGAGGGCAATTCACAGATCAGAATTTGATACCATG GTAAAGGAGAAGGAGATCAGTTACAAGAGATTGCGAGAGGAGAATGAATTTGCGCAAAAG ATTGAGGAAGAGAAGGCGCTGAAGCAGCTAAGGAGGACCATGGTGCCACAAGCACGGCCCCTCCCAAAGTTTGACAGACCGTTCCGTCCACAAAG GTCAACGAAGCAGGTGACCAGGCCCAAGTCGCCACAGCTTCAGGTGAATGAAAGAGGGGCGAGAAGGCACGCTTTCATGAGATGA